A part of Geothermobacter hydrogeniphilus genomic DNA contains:
- the glp gene encoding gephyrin-like molybdotransferase Glp — protein MISYDEAIKIVLDTITPLPPVDIPLEEAVGHVLAEPVKACWDLPAADNSAMDGFAFAYTGQDEGGTLTLIGSAFAGHPLDQPVAAGEAAQITTGAPLPPGTDTVIPLEEVEERQGSITLLKAPIQGQHVRYRGEEFRNGEELLSPGTELRPGEIALLASAGITRVNVHPRARVAILSTGDELVALGETPGPGQIVNSNLPMLCALLREIGCEPLPLGIGRDTPDALAEVIRAGLQADLLLSTGGVSVGEKDHMQETLNRLGFERRFWRARIKPGKPILFGTLQGKPVFGLPGNPAATGATFEIFVRPALRRLAGQGDPLPPKLRCTLAEKVKGGHKRQNFLWCRLEEENGRYRAIPSQRQGSGQNRSLQEACALLPVPVESPDLEAGSEVEVLLLRLPPGRTC, from the coding sequence ATGATCAGCTACGATGAAGCCATCAAAATTGTTCTCGACACCATCACGCCCCTGCCGCCGGTTGACATCCCTCTGGAAGAGGCGGTCGGTCATGTCCTGGCTGAACCGGTCAAGGCCTGCTGGGACCTGCCGGCGGCAGACAACTCGGCGATGGACGGTTTTGCCTTCGCCTACACCGGACAGGACGAAGGCGGCACGCTGACCCTGATCGGCAGCGCCTTCGCCGGGCACCCCCTCGACCAGCCGGTCGCCGCCGGGGAGGCGGCGCAGATCACCACCGGCGCACCGCTGCCGCCGGGAACCGATACGGTGATACCCCTGGAAGAGGTGGAGGAACGGCAGGGATCCATCACTCTGCTGAAAGCACCGATCCAGGGCCAGCACGTCCGCTACCGGGGAGAGGAATTCCGCAACGGGGAAGAACTGCTGTCACCGGGCACCGAACTGCGTCCCGGTGAGATCGCCCTGCTCGCCTCAGCCGGCATCACCCGGGTCAATGTTCATCCCCGGGCACGGGTGGCGATCCTCTCCACCGGCGACGAACTGGTGGCGTTGGGTGAGACACCGGGCCCGGGCCAGATCGTCAACTCGAATCTGCCCATGCTCTGCGCCCTGCTGCGGGAGATCGGCTGCGAACCGCTGCCGCTCGGCATCGGCCGGGACACCCCCGACGCCCTGGCAGAGGTGATCCGTGCCGGGCTGCAGGCCGACCTGCTGCTCTCGACAGGCGGAGTCTCGGTCGGAGAGAAAGATCACATGCAGGAAACCCTCAACCGACTCGGCTTCGAGCGCCGCTTCTGGCGGGCCCGCATCAAGCCGGGCAAACCGATCCTGTTCGGCACCCTGCAGGGCAAACCGGTTTTCGGTCTGCCGGGCAACCCGGCGGCCACCGGCGCCACCTTCGAGATCTTCGTCCGCCCCGCCCTGCGGCGTCTGGCCGGGCAAGGCGACCCGCTGCCGCCGAAACTGCGCTGCACCCTGGCGGAAAAGGTCAAAGGCGGCCACAAGCGACAGAACTTCCTCTGGTGCCGGCTCGAAGAAGAGAACGGCCGCTACCGCGCCATTCCCTCCCAGCGCCAGGGTTCGGGCCAGAACCGCTCCCTGCAGGAGGCCTGCGCCCTGCTGCCGGTGCCGGTCGAAAGCCCCGATCTGGAAGCCGGCAGCGAGGTGGAGGTGCTGCTGCTGAGGCTGCCGCCGGGACGAACCTGCTGA